One part of the Nymphaea colorata isolate Beijing-Zhang1983 chromosome 8, ASM883128v2, whole genome shotgun sequence genome encodes these proteins:
- the LOC116258961 gene encoding uncharacterized protein LOC116258961 isoform X2, which produces MAVDPDTRPSPIESLGCLFKLTEVFLRDDDDGFVGLTEYPMSKPGSSGSASREPVADIALSLEDIELCGQMAALGLPTAFQSNNQRDVKAKKGSKKGHKSKHENNNQEASCNVFSSRTEATVVDSPTCAKNGQNTDLGHTDSENHFQDCCRFQPVVSYEDENGFRNSVGYPTSVRDSETCEGVYQEMLNRSSTPGMLQDKREGNLAVHDTLGDLCSAVYLEVDGVHAKPVGEEQRNWPESSETTKHLHIESDTLTVPGSAGRWEAIWDAFYERNYFYNVETLETTWYPPSGMEHLVFSDATAKPNNVVADGAGAIGDVGLGSVCHGTDSVNAHECYELNDLTPGEKNVDSIHKVASGMEHLSCEHKSSLLTLEPVDGYKHMKELNGTCTKDCKEVGGECFSPIPCNCPSVIVDESCSAPTVTSEFNCEEVWRNDLQIHSKENESRSHEQLDSHPSDEPNGDKSSQELMENSDRNVHSNCCGSLLADDTGIACLHAMPINAGSEELSDIDQKFLKPMVDELNVCDVPGNAKRKKRAKAQWPQLQRKIPSDWERTDIAKYWHQRYSLFARFDEGIKLDEEGWFSVTPESLAKHHASRCHGGIIIDCFTGVGGNAIQLARQSHHVIGIDIDPQKIDYALHNADIYGVADKIDFINADFFCVAPYLKADVAFLSPPWGGPDYSKVETYDIRTMLKPCDGSSLFNIARMIARKVVMFLPRNIDFNQLAEIAMLADPPWSLEVEKNYLNGKLKGITAYFESS; this is translated from the exons ATGGCTGTCGATCCCGACACTCGGCCGTCGCCGATTGAATCTCTAGGTTGTCTCTTCAAGCTTACTGAAGTCTTCCTCCG GGACGACGATGACGGTTTCGTCGGACTTACGGAGTACCCGATGTCGAAGCCCGGTTCGAGCGGTAGTGCTAGCCGGGAGCCTGTTGCAG ATATTGCGTTGTCTCTGGAGGATATCGAACTATGTGGGCAAATGGCCGCCCTAGGTCTGCCAACAGCCTTTCAGTCAAACAATCAG AGAGACGTCAAGGCAAAAAAAGGAAGTAAAAAAGGTCACAAgtcaaaacatgaaaacaatAATCAGGAAGCATCCTGTAATGTATTTTCCTCTAGGACTGAAGCTACTGTTGTGGATTCCCCAACTTGCGCTAAGAATGGCCAAAACACAGACCTGGGTCATACTGACTCGGAGAATCACTTTCAAGACTGCTGCCGCTTCCAACCAGTTGTTAgctatgaagatgaaaatggcTTTCGTAATTCTGTTGGCTATCCAACTTCAGTTAGAGATAGTGAAACATGCGAAGGTGTATATCAAGAAATGCTAAATAGAAGCAGTACACCTGGAATGCTTCAGGATAAAAGGGAGGGAAACCTAGCCGTACATGATACTCTTGGAGATTTGTGCTCTGCTGTCTACCTGGAGGTCGATGGAGTCCACGCTAAACCTGTGGGTGAAGAACAGCGGAATTGGCCTGAATCGTCTGAAACCACAAAACACCTGCACATTGAATCCGATACATTGACTGTACCTGGTTCTGCAGGTCGCTGGGAGGCAATTTGGGATGCATTTTATGAGAGAAACTACTTCTATAATGTGGAAACACTGGAGACAACGTGGTACCCACCTTCAGGCATGGAGCATTTAGTATTTTCTGATGCTACAGCTAAACCGAACAATGTGGTTGCTGATGGAGCTGGTGCAATTGGAGATGTGGGCCTTGGAAGCGTTTGTCATGGCACTGATTCTGTGAATGCACATGAATGTTATGAACTAAATGACCTTACACCTGgtgaaaaaaatgttgattctATCCATAAAGTTGCATCTGGGATGGAGCATTTGTCTTGTGAACACAAGTCAAGTTTGCTGACATTGGAACCTGTTGATGGCTATAAGCACATGAAGGAGCTCAATGGAACCTGCACAAAAGATTGCAAAGAAGTTGGTGGAGAATGCTTTAGTCCCATTCCTTGTAATTGTCCTTCAGTTATAGTTGATGAAAGTTGCAG TGCTCCTACTGTAACTAGTGAATTTAATTGTGAAGAAGTTTGGAGAAATGATCTTCAAATACACTCCAAGGAAAATGAAAGTCGTAGCCATGAGCAACTGGACAGCCATCCATCAGATGAACCAAATGGAGATAAATCTTCTCAGGAGTTAATGGAAAACAGTGACAGAAATGTCCATTCAAATTGCTGTGGCTCTCTCTTGGCTGATGATACTGGCATTGCGTG TTTGCATGCTATGCCAATTAATGCTGGTTCTGAAGAGCTCTCTGACATTGATCAGAAGTTTCTGAAGCCTATGGTGGATGAACTTAATGTTTGTGATGTGCCTGGtaatgccaaaagaaaaaagagagcaaAAGCTCAATGGCCTCAACTACAGAGAAAAATACCATCAGATTGGGAGAGAACAG ATATTGCCAAATATTGGCATCAACGCTACTCCCTCTTTGCTCGTTTTGATGAAGGCATAAAGCTAGATGAGGAAGGCTGGTTCTCTGTCACCCCAGAGTCTCTTGCAAAGCATCATGCTTCTCGTTGTCATGGTGGCATTATAATTGATTGCTTTACTGGAGTTGGTGGAAATGCCATTCAGCTTGCCAGGCA GAGCCATCACGTTATTGGAATTGATATTGATCCCCAGAAGATTGATTATGCATTGCACAATGCTGATATTTATGGAGTTGCAGACAAGATAGACTTCATAAATGCCGATTTCTTTTGTGTAGCCCCATATTTAAAG GCAGATGTTGCTTTCTTGTCTCCTCCATGGGGAGGTCCTGATTATTCTAAGGTTGAAACATACGACATCAGAACCATGTTGAAACCTTGTGATGG GTCCTCTCTCTTCAACATTGCGAGGATGATTGCACGCAAGGTTGTCATGTTCTTGCCACGTAATATAGACTTTAATCAGTTGGCAGAAATAGCGATGTTAGCCGATCCTCCATGGAGTCTAGAG GTGGAGAAGAACTACTTGAATGGTAAGCTGAAGGGAATCACTGCATATTTTGAGAGCAGTTGA
- the LOC116258961 gene encoding uncharacterized protein LOC116258961 isoform X4 — protein sequence MAVDPDTRPSPIESLGCLFKLTEVFLRDDDDGFVGLTEYPMSKPGSSGSASREPVAGRWEAIWDAFYERNYFYNVETLETTWYPPSGMEHLVFSDATAKPNNVVADGAGAIGDVGLGSVCHGTDSVNAHECYELNDLTPGEKNVDSIHKVASGMEHLSCEHKSSLLTLEPVDGYKHMKELNGTCTKDCKEVGGECFSPIPCNCPSVIVDESCSAPTVTSEFNCEEVWRNDLQIHSKENESRSHEQLDSHPSDEPNGDKSSQELMENSDRNVHSNCCGSLLADDTGIACLHAMPINAGSEELSDIDQKFLKPMVDELNVCDVPGNAKRKKRAKAQWPQLQRKIPSDWERTDIQLPGIMESYLVDIAKYWHQRYSLFARFDEGIKLDEEGWFSVTPESLAKHHASRCHGGIIIDCFTGVGGNAIQLARQSHHVIGIDIDPQKIDYALHNADIYGVADKIDFINADFFCVAPYLKADVAFLSPPWGGPDYSKVETYDIRTMLKPCDGSSLFNIARMIARKVVMFLPRNIDFNQLAEIAMLADPPWSLEVEKNYLNGKLKGITAYFESS from the exons ATGGCTGTCGATCCCGACACTCGGCCGTCGCCGATTGAATCTCTAGGTTGTCTCTTCAAGCTTACTGAAGTCTTCCTCCG GGACGACGATGACGGTTTCGTCGGACTTACGGAGTACCCGATGTCGAAGCCCGGTTCGAGCGGTAGTGCTAGCCGGGAGCCTGTTGCAG GTCGCTGGGAGGCAATTTGGGATGCATTTTATGAGAGAAACTACTTCTATAATGTGGAAACACTGGAGACAACGTGGTACCCACCTTCAGGCATGGAGCATTTAGTATTTTCTGATGCTACAGCTAAACCGAACAATGTGGTTGCTGATGGAGCTGGTGCAATTGGAGATGTGGGCCTTGGAAGCGTTTGTCATGGCACTGATTCTGTGAATGCACATGAATGTTATGAACTAAATGACCTTACACCTGgtgaaaaaaatgttgattctATCCATAAAGTTGCATCTGGGATGGAGCATTTGTCTTGTGAACACAAGTCAAGTTTGCTGACATTGGAACCTGTTGATGGCTATAAGCACATGAAGGAGCTCAATGGAACCTGCACAAAAGATTGCAAAGAAGTTGGTGGAGAATGCTTTAGTCCCATTCCTTGTAATTGTCCTTCAGTTATAGTTGATGAAAGTTGCAG TGCTCCTACTGTAACTAGTGAATTTAATTGTGAAGAAGTTTGGAGAAATGATCTTCAAATACACTCCAAGGAAAATGAAAGTCGTAGCCATGAGCAACTGGACAGCCATCCATCAGATGAACCAAATGGAGATAAATCTTCTCAGGAGTTAATGGAAAACAGTGACAGAAATGTCCATTCAAATTGCTGTGGCTCTCTCTTGGCTGATGATACTGGCATTGCGTG TTTGCATGCTATGCCAATTAATGCTGGTTCTGAAGAGCTCTCTGACATTGATCAGAAGTTTCTGAAGCCTATGGTGGATGAACTTAATGTTTGTGATGTGCCTGGtaatgccaaaagaaaaaagagagcaaAAGCTCAATGGCCTCAACTACAGAGAAAAATACCATCAGATTGGGAGAGAACAG ATATACAACTTCCAGGGATAATGGAAAGCTACCTTGTAGATATTGCCAAATATTGGCATCAACGCTACTCCCTCTTTGCTCGTTTTGATGAAGGCATAAAGCTAGATGAGGAAGGCTGGTTCTCTGTCACCCCAGAGTCTCTTGCAAAGCATCATGCTTCTCGTTGTCATGGTGGCATTATAATTGATTGCTTTACTGGAGTTGGTGGAAATGCCATTCAGCTTGCCAGGCA GAGCCATCACGTTATTGGAATTGATATTGATCCCCAGAAGATTGATTATGCATTGCACAATGCTGATATTTATGGAGTTGCAGACAAGATAGACTTCATAAATGCCGATTTCTTTTGTGTAGCCCCATATTTAAAG GCAGATGTTGCTTTCTTGTCTCCTCCATGGGGAGGTCCTGATTATTCTAAGGTTGAAACATACGACATCAGAACCATGTTGAAACCTTGTGATGG GTCCTCTCTCTTCAACATTGCGAGGATGATTGCACGCAAGGTTGTCATGTTCTTGCCACGTAATATAGACTTTAATCAGTTGGCAGAAATAGCGATGTTAGCCGATCCTCCATGGAGTCTAGAG GTGGAGAAGAACTACTTGAATGGTAAGCTGAAGGGAATCACTGCATATTTTGAGAGCAGTTGA
- the LOC116258961 gene encoding uncharacterized protein LOC116258961 isoform X1 yields the protein MAVDPDTRPSPIESLGCLFKLTEVFLRDDDDGFVGLTEYPMSKPGSSGSASREPVADIALSLEDIELCGQMAALGLPTAFQSNNQRDVKAKKGSKKGHKSKHENNNQEASCNVFSSRTEATVVDSPTCAKNGQNTDLGHTDSENHFQDCCRFQPVVSYEDENGFRNSVGYPTSVRDSETCEGVYQEMLNRSSTPGMLQDKREGNLAVHDTLGDLCSAVYLEVDGVHAKPVGEEQRNWPESSETTKHLHIESDTLTVPGSAGRWEAIWDAFYERNYFYNVETLETTWYPPSGMEHLVFSDATAKPNNVVADGAGAIGDVGLGSVCHGTDSVNAHECYELNDLTPGEKNVDSIHKVASGMEHLSCEHKSSLLTLEPVDGYKHMKELNGTCTKDCKEVGGECFSPIPCNCPSVIVDESCSAPTVTSEFNCEEVWRNDLQIHSKENESRSHEQLDSHPSDEPNGDKSSQELMENSDRNVHSNCCGSLLADDTGIACLHAMPINAGSEELSDIDQKFLKPMVDELNVCDVPGNAKRKKRAKAQWPQLQRKIPSDWERTDIQLPGIMESYLVDIAKYWHQRYSLFARFDEGIKLDEEGWFSVTPESLAKHHASRCHGGIIIDCFTGVGGNAIQLARQSHHVIGIDIDPQKIDYALHNADIYGVADKIDFINADFFCVAPYLKADVAFLSPPWGGPDYSKVETYDIRTMLKPCDGSSLFNIARMIARKVVMFLPRNIDFNQLAEIAMLADPPWSLEVEKNYLNGKLKGITAYFESS from the exons ATGGCTGTCGATCCCGACACTCGGCCGTCGCCGATTGAATCTCTAGGTTGTCTCTTCAAGCTTACTGAAGTCTTCCTCCG GGACGACGATGACGGTTTCGTCGGACTTACGGAGTACCCGATGTCGAAGCCCGGTTCGAGCGGTAGTGCTAGCCGGGAGCCTGTTGCAG ATATTGCGTTGTCTCTGGAGGATATCGAACTATGTGGGCAAATGGCCGCCCTAGGTCTGCCAACAGCCTTTCAGTCAAACAATCAG AGAGACGTCAAGGCAAAAAAAGGAAGTAAAAAAGGTCACAAgtcaaaacatgaaaacaatAATCAGGAAGCATCCTGTAATGTATTTTCCTCTAGGACTGAAGCTACTGTTGTGGATTCCCCAACTTGCGCTAAGAATGGCCAAAACACAGACCTGGGTCATACTGACTCGGAGAATCACTTTCAAGACTGCTGCCGCTTCCAACCAGTTGTTAgctatgaagatgaaaatggcTTTCGTAATTCTGTTGGCTATCCAACTTCAGTTAGAGATAGTGAAACATGCGAAGGTGTATATCAAGAAATGCTAAATAGAAGCAGTACACCTGGAATGCTTCAGGATAAAAGGGAGGGAAACCTAGCCGTACATGATACTCTTGGAGATTTGTGCTCTGCTGTCTACCTGGAGGTCGATGGAGTCCACGCTAAACCTGTGGGTGAAGAACAGCGGAATTGGCCTGAATCGTCTGAAACCACAAAACACCTGCACATTGAATCCGATACATTGACTGTACCTGGTTCTGCAGGTCGCTGGGAGGCAATTTGGGATGCATTTTATGAGAGAAACTACTTCTATAATGTGGAAACACTGGAGACAACGTGGTACCCACCTTCAGGCATGGAGCATTTAGTATTTTCTGATGCTACAGCTAAACCGAACAATGTGGTTGCTGATGGAGCTGGTGCAATTGGAGATGTGGGCCTTGGAAGCGTTTGTCATGGCACTGATTCTGTGAATGCACATGAATGTTATGAACTAAATGACCTTACACCTGgtgaaaaaaatgttgattctATCCATAAAGTTGCATCTGGGATGGAGCATTTGTCTTGTGAACACAAGTCAAGTTTGCTGACATTGGAACCTGTTGATGGCTATAAGCACATGAAGGAGCTCAATGGAACCTGCACAAAAGATTGCAAAGAAGTTGGTGGAGAATGCTTTAGTCCCATTCCTTGTAATTGTCCTTCAGTTATAGTTGATGAAAGTTGCAG TGCTCCTACTGTAACTAGTGAATTTAATTGTGAAGAAGTTTGGAGAAATGATCTTCAAATACACTCCAAGGAAAATGAAAGTCGTAGCCATGAGCAACTGGACAGCCATCCATCAGATGAACCAAATGGAGATAAATCTTCTCAGGAGTTAATGGAAAACAGTGACAGAAATGTCCATTCAAATTGCTGTGGCTCTCTCTTGGCTGATGATACTGGCATTGCGTG TTTGCATGCTATGCCAATTAATGCTGGTTCTGAAGAGCTCTCTGACATTGATCAGAAGTTTCTGAAGCCTATGGTGGATGAACTTAATGTTTGTGATGTGCCTGGtaatgccaaaagaaaaaagagagcaaAAGCTCAATGGCCTCAACTACAGAGAAAAATACCATCAGATTGGGAGAGAACAG ATATACAACTTCCAGGGATAATGGAAAGCTACCTTGTAGATATTGCCAAATATTGGCATCAACGCTACTCCCTCTTTGCTCGTTTTGATGAAGGCATAAAGCTAGATGAGGAAGGCTGGTTCTCTGTCACCCCAGAGTCTCTTGCAAAGCATCATGCTTCTCGTTGTCATGGTGGCATTATAATTGATTGCTTTACTGGAGTTGGTGGAAATGCCATTCAGCTTGCCAGGCA GAGCCATCACGTTATTGGAATTGATATTGATCCCCAGAAGATTGATTATGCATTGCACAATGCTGATATTTATGGAGTTGCAGACAAGATAGACTTCATAAATGCCGATTTCTTTTGTGTAGCCCCATATTTAAAG GCAGATGTTGCTTTCTTGTCTCCTCCATGGGGAGGTCCTGATTATTCTAAGGTTGAAACATACGACATCAGAACCATGTTGAAACCTTGTGATGG GTCCTCTCTCTTCAACATTGCGAGGATGATTGCACGCAAGGTTGTCATGTTCTTGCCACGTAATATAGACTTTAATCAGTTGGCAGAAATAGCGATGTTAGCCGATCCTCCATGGAGTCTAGAG GTGGAGAAGAACTACTTGAATGGTAAGCTGAAGGGAATCACTGCATATTTTGAGAGCAGTTGA
- the LOC116258961 gene encoding uncharacterized protein LOC116258961 isoform X3, whose protein sequence is MTVSSDLRSTRCRSPVRAVVLAGSLLQRDVKAKKGSKKGHKSKHENNNQEASCNVFSSRTEATVVDSPTCAKNGQNTDLGHTDSENHFQDCCRFQPVVSYEDENGFRNSVGYPTSVRDSETCEGVYQEMLNRSSTPGMLQDKREGNLAVHDTLGDLCSAVYLEVDGVHAKPVGEEQRNWPESSETTKHLHIESDTLTVPGSAGRWEAIWDAFYERNYFYNVETLETTWYPPSGMEHLVFSDATAKPNNVVADGAGAIGDVGLGSVCHGTDSVNAHECYELNDLTPGEKNVDSIHKVASGMEHLSCEHKSSLLTLEPVDGYKHMKELNGTCTKDCKEVGGECFSPIPCNCPSVIVDESCSAPTVTSEFNCEEVWRNDLQIHSKENESRSHEQLDSHPSDEPNGDKSSQELMENSDRNVHSNCCGSLLADDTGIACLHAMPINAGSEELSDIDQKFLKPMVDELNVCDVPGNAKRKKRAKAQWPQLQRKIPSDWERTDIQLPGIMESYLVDIAKYWHQRYSLFARFDEGIKLDEEGWFSVTPESLAKHHASRCHGGIIIDCFTGVGGNAIQLARQSHHVIGIDIDPQKIDYALHNADIYGVADKIDFINADFFCVAPYLKADVAFLSPPWGGPDYSKVETYDIRTMLKPCDGSSLFNIARMIARKVVMFLPRNIDFNQLAEIAMLADPPWSLEVEKNYLNGKLKGITAYFESS, encoded by the exons ATGACGGTTTCGTCGGACTTACGGAGTACCCGATGTCGAAGCCCGGTTCGAGCGGTAGTGCTAGCCGGGAGCCTGTTGCAG AGAGACGTCAAGGCAAAAAAAGGAAGTAAAAAAGGTCACAAgtcaaaacatgaaaacaatAATCAGGAAGCATCCTGTAATGTATTTTCCTCTAGGACTGAAGCTACTGTTGTGGATTCCCCAACTTGCGCTAAGAATGGCCAAAACACAGACCTGGGTCATACTGACTCGGAGAATCACTTTCAAGACTGCTGCCGCTTCCAACCAGTTGTTAgctatgaagatgaaaatggcTTTCGTAATTCTGTTGGCTATCCAACTTCAGTTAGAGATAGTGAAACATGCGAAGGTGTATATCAAGAAATGCTAAATAGAAGCAGTACACCTGGAATGCTTCAGGATAAAAGGGAGGGAAACCTAGCCGTACATGATACTCTTGGAGATTTGTGCTCTGCTGTCTACCTGGAGGTCGATGGAGTCCACGCTAAACCTGTGGGTGAAGAACAGCGGAATTGGCCTGAATCGTCTGAAACCACAAAACACCTGCACATTGAATCCGATACATTGACTGTACCTGGTTCTGCAGGTCGCTGGGAGGCAATTTGGGATGCATTTTATGAGAGAAACTACTTCTATAATGTGGAAACACTGGAGACAACGTGGTACCCACCTTCAGGCATGGAGCATTTAGTATTTTCTGATGCTACAGCTAAACCGAACAATGTGGTTGCTGATGGAGCTGGTGCAATTGGAGATGTGGGCCTTGGAAGCGTTTGTCATGGCACTGATTCTGTGAATGCACATGAATGTTATGAACTAAATGACCTTACACCTGgtgaaaaaaatgttgattctATCCATAAAGTTGCATCTGGGATGGAGCATTTGTCTTGTGAACACAAGTCAAGTTTGCTGACATTGGAACCTGTTGATGGCTATAAGCACATGAAGGAGCTCAATGGAACCTGCACAAAAGATTGCAAAGAAGTTGGTGGAGAATGCTTTAGTCCCATTCCTTGTAATTGTCCTTCAGTTATAGTTGATGAAAGTTGCAG TGCTCCTACTGTAACTAGTGAATTTAATTGTGAAGAAGTTTGGAGAAATGATCTTCAAATACACTCCAAGGAAAATGAAAGTCGTAGCCATGAGCAACTGGACAGCCATCCATCAGATGAACCAAATGGAGATAAATCTTCTCAGGAGTTAATGGAAAACAGTGACAGAAATGTCCATTCAAATTGCTGTGGCTCTCTCTTGGCTGATGATACTGGCATTGCGTG TTTGCATGCTATGCCAATTAATGCTGGTTCTGAAGAGCTCTCTGACATTGATCAGAAGTTTCTGAAGCCTATGGTGGATGAACTTAATGTTTGTGATGTGCCTGGtaatgccaaaagaaaaaagagagcaaAAGCTCAATGGCCTCAACTACAGAGAAAAATACCATCAGATTGGGAGAGAACAG ATATACAACTTCCAGGGATAATGGAAAGCTACCTTGTAGATATTGCCAAATATTGGCATCAACGCTACTCCCTCTTTGCTCGTTTTGATGAAGGCATAAAGCTAGATGAGGAAGGCTGGTTCTCTGTCACCCCAGAGTCTCTTGCAAAGCATCATGCTTCTCGTTGTCATGGTGGCATTATAATTGATTGCTTTACTGGAGTTGGTGGAAATGCCATTCAGCTTGCCAGGCA GAGCCATCACGTTATTGGAATTGATATTGATCCCCAGAAGATTGATTATGCATTGCACAATGCTGATATTTATGGAGTTGCAGACAAGATAGACTTCATAAATGCCGATTTCTTTTGTGTAGCCCCATATTTAAAG GCAGATGTTGCTTTCTTGTCTCCTCCATGGGGAGGTCCTGATTATTCTAAGGTTGAAACATACGACATCAGAACCATGTTGAAACCTTGTGATGG GTCCTCTCTCTTCAACATTGCGAGGATGATTGCACGCAAGGTTGTCATGTTCTTGCCACGTAATATAGACTTTAATCAGTTGGCAGAAATAGCGATGTTAGCCGATCCTCCATGGAGTCTAGAG GTGGAGAAGAACTACTTGAATGGTAAGCTGAAGGGAATCACTGCATATTTTGAGAGCAGTTGA